The following are from one region of the Aquirufa lenticrescens genome:
- a CDS encoding reverse transcriptase family protein has protein sequence MKPTKEQIDSIKTKFSAMQTTEDLLDLLNFSKSIIYGEKVIPFKLKDITFYCNPKRTIDHKWKFFHQYQEFTIAKKSGGTRTIYAPKKGLKAVQRSIAFVFQCIFEPHKSTMGFTKERSIVHNAQLHINSYYVLNIDLKDFFPSVDQARVWKCLQQAPFNLNQATSKVFETFAIDEFKIKYPEQSKKIHPNKKFVISDIDSNYFKATNRIPKAARLELANMLAAICCTEMEVESILADGSVEKIKKNVLPQGAPTSPILSNVVCQKLDLRLAGVAKRFGLLYSRYADDITFSSLHNVFQVDSEFKKELYRIILDQGFRINEKKTRLQKDGYKKEVTGLLVHGQVNVQKSFIKDLRMWLNLWERYGYEKANNIFLNENGPLLNTTAKIKKAELRNTLEGKLNYLSMVKGLNNITYVKLNNRFRTLKPTIKIHTEDRSAHIEKTLELLLNNGINDAMAFYQPQ, from the coding sequence ATGAAGCCTACTAAAGAGCAAATCGATTCGATCAAAACAAAATTTTCAGCAATGCAAACAACTGAAGATTTGCTCGATTTATTGAATTTCTCAAAGTCCATAATTTACGGAGAAAAAGTAATTCCTTTCAAGTTAAAAGACATCACATTTTACTGTAACCCCAAAAGAACGATTGATCATAAGTGGAAATTTTTCCATCAATATCAAGAGTTTACCATTGCAAAAAAATCTGGAGGAACAAGAACAATTTATGCTCCCAAGAAAGGATTGAAAGCTGTTCAGCGTTCAATTGCGTTCGTATTCCAATGCATTTTCGAGCCACACAAATCAACCATGGGATTCACAAAAGAAAGATCAATTGTACATAATGCGCAATTACATATTAATTCGTATTATGTATTAAATATTGATTTAAAAGACTTTTTTCCAAGTGTCGACCAAGCACGCGTATGGAAATGTTTGCAGCAAGCCCCATTTAATTTAAATCAAGCAACCTCAAAGGTATTTGAAACATTTGCTATAGATGAGTTCAAAATTAAATATCCTGAACAATCAAAAAAAATACACCCAAACAAGAAATTTGTAATCAGTGATATAGATTCTAATTATTTCAAAGCGACTAATCGAATACCAAAAGCTGCAAGATTAGAGTTAGCCAATATGTTGGCGGCAATCTGTTGCACAGAAATGGAAGTAGAGAGTATTCTTGCAGATGGTTCGGTTGAAAAAATAAAGAAAAATGTACTGCCACAAGGTGCACCTACCTCACCGATATTGAGTAATGTTGTTTGCCAAAAACTAGATCTTCGTCTCGCTGGAGTGGCAAAGCGATTTGGATTACTATATAGCCGATATGCTGATGATATCACATTTAGTTCGCTTCATAATGTATTTCAAGTTGACAGTGAATTCAAAAAAGAGCTATATAGAATTATATTAGATCAAGGTTTCAGAATTAATGAAAAAAAGACACGATTACAAAAAGATGGTTATAAAAAAGAAGTAACAGGACTTTTGGTTCATGGCCAAGTTAACGTTCAAAAAAGTTTTATCAAAGATTTGCGTATGTGGTTGAATTTATGGGAACGATACGGGTACGAGAAAGCAAATAACATTTTCCTTAATGAAAATGGCCCACTACTCAATACCACAGCGAAAATAAAAAAAGCAGAATTACGAAATACGCTAGAAGGGAAATTAAACTATTTAAGTATGGTGAAAGGTCTAAATAACATTACCTACGTAAAGTTGAATAATCGATTTCGTACACTAAAACCCACTATCAAAATACATACGGAAGATCGTTCAGCTCACATCGAAAAAACTTTAGAGTTACTTTTAAATAATGGAATTAATGATGCCATGGCATTCTATCAACCGCAATAA